Proteins encoded within one genomic window of Chitinophaga parva:
- a CDS encoding RagB/SusD family nutrient uptake outer membrane protein has product MNRNKLLTALLLITALGTGCSKYTDIRTEGAIAPDEYENYRELMNDYYTLNASVDMPDYTSDDVTIKDSLIQHNINIDFLNAYMWGPNYYSVLEEDNDWKRLYAANYSCNLTIRDVMDSKGGSTAQKQEVKAEAMVHRAYLFFTLVNMYGPQYDSATASKDLGVPMLLEPNVSATLTRGTVQQAYDQVFADLEGALPYLPPLNNYNLFPSKAGAYALLARACLQTRQYVKAGLYADSALQLQSTLLDYTTLQPYGYPNTINDPEVILSKIAGGYHSYSNQFLMSDTLLSLYDANDARYSYLTADYTFDYVHYYRAYMKDKNTSSARNIGPSVPEMMLIKAEAAARAGAVTEAMDLLNTLRQKRFTAAHYVPFTAGNAAGALRMVLEERRRELCFHCTRWFDQKRLNKETAFAETITRKNLLTGESFTLAPNSPRYLFPIPLYNIQLSPSLVQNPR; this is encoded by the coding sequence ATGAACCGCAATAAATTGCTTACTGCACTGCTGCTGATCACCGCGCTGGGTACGGGTTGCAGCAAATACACCGATATCAGGACGGAAGGCGCCATTGCCCCGGACGAATATGAGAACTACCGGGAGCTGATGAACGATTATTACACGCTGAATGCTTCCGTGGATATGCCGGACTACACTTCCGATGACGTAACGATCAAGGACAGCCTGATCCAGCACAATATCAATATCGATTTCCTGAATGCATACATGTGGGGGCCCAACTATTACTCCGTGCTTGAGGAAGATAATGACTGGAAGCGCCTGTATGCTGCTAACTACAGCTGTAATCTTACCATCCGCGATGTGATGGATAGCAAGGGCGGTTCCACCGCGCAGAAGCAGGAAGTAAAAGCGGAAGCAATGGTACACCGCGCTTACCTGTTCTTTACCCTGGTGAATATGTACGGGCCGCAGTATGACAGTGCCACGGCCAGCAAAGACCTGGGCGTACCCATGTTGCTGGAGCCCAACGTGAGCGCCACGCTTACCAGGGGTACTGTGCAGCAGGCCTATGACCAGGTGTTCGCAGACCTGGAAGGCGCCTTGCCCTACCTGCCACCGCTCAATAACTACAACCTGTTTCCTTCCAAAGCAGGCGCCTATGCACTGCTGGCGCGCGCCTGCCTGCAAACCCGCCAGTATGTAAAGGCCGGGCTGTATGCAGACAGTGCATTGCAACTGCAATCCACCCTGCTGGATTATACCACGCTGCAGCCTTATGGGTATCCTAACACGATCAACGACCCGGAGGTGATCCTGTCCAAGATAGCAGGTGGTTACCACAGCTACAGCAACCAGTTCCTGATGAGCGATACCTTGCTTTCATTGTATGATGCCAATGATGCCCGCTATTCCTACCTGACCGCGGATTACACCTTTGACTACGTGCACTACTACCGTGCATACATGAAAGATAAGAACACCTCGAGCGCCCGTAATATAGGGCCTTCCGTACCGGAAATGATGCTGATCAAAGCAGAAGCAGCGGCCCGCGCCGGCGCAGTAACGGAGGCCATGGACCTCCTCAATACCCTGCGCCAGAAGCGCTTTACTGCCGCGCATTATGTGCCCTTCACGGCTGGCAATGCCGCCGGCGCGCTGCGCATGGTGCTGGAAGAAAGAAGGCGGGAACTGTGCTTCCATTGTACCCGCTGGTTTGACCAGAAACGCCTGAACAAGGAAACCGCCTTTGCGGAAACCATTACCCGTAAAAACCTGCTGACCGGTGAAAGCTTTACGCTGGCGCCCAACAGCCCGCGCTATTTATTCCCGATACCATTGTACAACATTCAACTCAGCCCATCGCTGGTACAAAATCCAAGATAA
- a CDS encoding TlpA disulfide reductase family protein, translating into MLKCFTMAALLLGTAAAYGQDAPRAIQITPERPFPAQPMTVHYDPSKTVLAGKDSVQAIVYEYNHFSWKAIDLALQRKGNGYEATFTPPADCGVVFFKFFKGDTVDVEPGTGYVQMLFSDKATVATGAYAGYGLMRSPNYGHTVEGYLPGTNISDTATYYWMSQELSYHKEGRDQLIESYVVSNYRYQHDSTSGQITKAMQYLLAGPQVPDVNYDKAIRIYRKMGLTHKADSLTAVEMQQYPDGYIARQQAFRQLASSNMDTALARNLRFLQRFPPAKFEDPAIPAFGEVDYQKVYQVIIIIASVKKDYKPLYAYVQDCSYSALENLMYKLVEIPYDDHKSMDAQTAMPLADTIMHSIFKYRDTADVRVGVFSPREWKEKHFDPEQVRTASLYARILMENGRYAEALEMATLAQRGAAYSRAEINETYIRLLQANRQAAAMPAAIETSIRHNQATPWILEQAANAYVQEHGNKDGFEKYLDALKGNTSTAAMMERLKGEMMNEGLADFTMKDMNGKSVTLSKLKGKVVVLDFWASWCAPCKASFPGMNMARAQWEKDENVQFYFVDTQEAVADYKQKAKQYLADKHFPFQVLFDNGDVAKHAMSQVYDQYSKAFHLSGIPQKLIIGADGRLKFITVGYKGSPSELADEISAMVQLAKTTK; encoded by the coding sequence ATGTTAAAATGCTTTACCATGGCCGCCCTGCTTTTGGGCACGGCGGCCGCTTATGGCCAGGATGCGCCCCGCGCCATACAAATTACACCAGAACGCCCTTTCCCGGCCCAACCCATGACCGTGCATTACGATCCGTCAAAAACCGTACTGGCAGGGAAAGACAGCGTGCAGGCCATTGTGTATGAATACAACCACTTTTCCTGGAAGGCCATAGACCTGGCCCTGCAGCGCAAGGGTAACGGGTACGAAGCTACGTTTACGCCGCCTGCGGATTGCGGCGTGGTGTTCTTTAAATTTTTTAAAGGTGATACAGTAGACGTGGAGCCAGGTACCGGCTACGTGCAGATGTTGTTCAGTGACAAGGCGACCGTGGCCACCGGCGCTTATGCAGGCTATGGCCTCATGCGCTCTCCCAATTATGGCCACACGGTAGAAGGCTACCTGCCCGGGACAAATATCAGCGACACGGCTACCTACTACTGGATGAGCCAGGAGTTATCCTATCATAAAGAAGGGCGCGACCAGTTGATTGAAAGCTACGTGGTGTCCAACTACCGTTACCAGCACGATTCTACATCCGGCCAGATCACAAAGGCCATGCAATACCTGCTGGCAGGTCCACAGGTGCCGGATGTCAATTACGACAAGGCCATCCGCATCTATCGCAAAATGGGACTGACGCACAAGGCAGATTCCCTGACCGCCGTGGAAATGCAGCAATACCCGGATGGCTACATAGCCCGCCAGCAGGCATTCAGACAGCTGGCCAGCAGTAACATGGATACCGCCCTGGCACGCAACCTGCGCTTCCTGCAGCGTTTCCCGCCGGCTAAGTTTGAAGACCCTGCGATACCGGCTTTCGGAGAGGTGGATTACCAGAAAGTATACCAGGTCATCATCATTATAGCCTCCGTGAAGAAAGATTATAAGCCGCTGTATGCCTATGTGCAGGACTGCAGCTATAGCGCTTTAGAGAACCTGATGTACAAGCTGGTAGAGATCCCCTACGATGATCATAAGTCCATGGACGCCCAAACAGCCATGCCGCTGGCAGATACCATCATGCACAGTATTTTCAAATACCGGGATACAGCCGATGTAAGGGTGGGGGTGTTCTCTCCCCGTGAATGGAAGGAAAAACATTTTGACCCGGAACAGGTGCGCACCGCCAGCCTGTATGCCCGCATCCTTATGGAGAACGGCCGCTATGCGGAAGCCCTGGAAATGGCCACCCTGGCGCAACGTGGAGCAGCCTACAGCCGTGCGGAGATCAATGAAACTTACATCCGCCTGCTGCAGGCCAACCGGCAGGCGGCTGCCATGCCCGCCGCTATTGAAACCTCCATCCGCCATAACCAGGCCACGCCCTGGATATTGGAACAGGCTGCCAATGCATATGTACAAGAGCATGGCAATAAAGATGGTTTTGAAAAATACCTGGACGCACTGAAGGGAAACACCTCCACAGCCGCTATGATGGAGCGTTTGAAAGGAGAGATGATGAACGAAGGCCTCGCGGATTTTACCATGAAAGACATGAATGGAAAATCCGTAACACTCTCCAAGTTGAAGGGTAAAGTAGTGGTGCTGGATTTTTGGGCCTCCTGGTGCGCACCCTGTAAGGCGTCTTTTCCCGGTATGAACATGGCACGCGCGCAATGGGAAAAAGATGAAAATGTACAATTCTATTTTGTAGACACCCAGGAAGCAGTAGCGGATTACAAACAAAAGGCTAAACAATACCTGGCTGATAAGCACTTTCCTTTCCAGGTGCTTTTTGACAACGGGGATGTGGCCAAACATGCCATGTCACAAGTGTACGACCAGTACAGCAAAGCATTTCATTTATCCGGCATCCCGCAGAAGCTGATCATTGGTGCGGATGGCCGGCTCAAATTTATCACGGTAGGTTATAAGGGCAGCCCCAGTGAACTGGCAGACGAGATCAGCGCCATGGTACAACTGGCTAAAACAACAAAGTGA
- a CDS encoding SusC/RagA family TonB-linked outer membrane protein codes for MTKKFVLVLTALLCLHISLSYAQSKPTVTLHLDGVTMKEALRQLQQQSGMFIGYQSKDITSLPPVKFDCNNMPLEDALGKLLKGTSISYEVMGNNVVLKRQPGVAAPKSLADTVSGAPRNVHGRVLNEEQQGIPGITVMGSLSHKVAVTNDNGEYFIQVPAGETMLSFSSVSYQHRNVMLGADKQYNVTLKERVGTLQQVEVVSTGYVNLPKERATGSFGVMTAKQLEKIPVPNLLNRLEGQVAGVQLNLTESDNSFVYGNLYGEVEGNGSYTMTVRGATTTPAGGATGVSNKPLVVVDGFPTNIDIRTINPNDVEQVTFLKDAAAASIWGARASAGVIVITTKKGKAGDGAPHFSFSAGAGIYAKPRLNTLPLMNAAQMIDYEKELISRNYIYDPTLYTGASQRAITEVDDLIFQQKRGEITQADLDTKLAAISKLNNRSQVEQYLLQPASNQHYDLNINGGTDKHTYYLSGAYDKENTSAKGNSGERITLTANQQFKFFKNVTLDANLRGSWFRYNRGGAGVSVYAAGILKPYEMLADAQGNGIGYARAYYSGRLDQLEAAGYLPWRYNYLQEQALSDYTTAEANYTGTLSLNVPIYKGLSFNVQYMLEKSNSDTKNFSGDSTYYTRNLINSATSIDPNTGKLVYGIPMGGVLNLLNYNRNNYSARGQLNFDQNFKGKHQVNALAGMEVRQTIDGSSANTLYGYNTASQFSKPVDYSSYYVTVDGYYYTVPYSDVYTNQHRRFLSYLGNVAYTYNSKYTLSGSARYDDYNNFGVDRKYRAKPFWSAGVSWAIAKESFMQDVNWVNSLTLRATYGVNGNISSSVLPYDKVSLIPDYQQPFLTYAIIQSPSNPALKWEQTSVTNIGIDFSLFDNRLGGSAEVYYRKGSDLFATFPIDDTYGFSTLTRNTASMNSHGVDLGLNGKIIHQRNFEWIANVTFSYNTNKITDARFNVTSSLLNSGGVGGPIAGKPSDYFMAFRYKGLDKNGAPVIYGGDKTNGDTLTSVKQVTNINDLKMAGRTTPPYFGGLGQTFRYKRLSLYVLATYKFGYVIQRPTPGNYPGRYGLNNYEMNNLIDKRWRKAGDEAITNVPGLAGGSNSAYIRFANADINVLPGDHIRLREASLSYDLPEKVLGRTPVKGISITGTARNLFIIWRKNKDGLDPDFLPSVNSIKLPPSAAYSFSLNVNF; via the coding sequence ATGACAAAAAAATTTGTGCTTGTGCTCACGGCATTGCTATGCCTGCACATTTCCCTGTCCTATGCGCAAAGCAAGCCAACGGTAACGCTTCACCTGGATGGAGTGACCATGAAAGAGGCCCTGCGCCAGCTGCAACAACAATCCGGTATGTTCATCGGGTACCAATCTAAAGACATTACCTCCCTTCCGCCAGTGAAGTTTGATTGCAACAACATGCCCCTGGAAGACGCCCTGGGCAAGCTTTTGAAAGGTACATCCATTTCTTACGAAGTAATGGGCAATAATGTAGTGTTGAAGCGCCAACCCGGTGTGGCAGCACCTAAAAGCCTTGCTGATACGGTGTCAGGTGCGCCGCGCAATGTTCATGGTCGCGTGCTGAATGAGGAGCAGCAAGGTATTCCCGGTATTACGGTGATGGGCAGCCTCTCCCACAAAGTAGCCGTGACGAATGATAACGGGGAGTATTTTATCCAGGTGCCCGCAGGAGAAACCATGTTGAGTTTTTCCAGCGTGAGCTACCAGCATCGTAATGTGATGCTGGGTGCTGATAAGCAATACAACGTAACGCTGAAAGAAAGAGTAGGGACCCTGCAGCAGGTGGAAGTAGTTTCCACCGGCTATGTAAACCTCCCCAAAGAGCGCGCCACCGGCTCCTTTGGCGTGATGACGGCTAAGCAACTGGAGAAGATCCCCGTGCCCAACCTGCTCAACCGCCTGGAAGGACAGGTGGCCGGTGTGCAGCTGAACCTCACCGAGTCTGATAATAGTTTTGTGTATGGCAACCTGTATGGCGAAGTAGAAGGCAATGGCAGCTACACCATGACCGTGCGCGGCGCCACTACCACGCCCGCAGGCGGTGCCACGGGCGTAAGCAACAAGCCCCTGGTGGTAGTGGATGGCTTTCCTACCAACATTGATATCCGCACCATTAACCCGAATGATGTGGAACAGGTGACCTTCCTGAAAGATGCGGCAGCCGCCTCCATCTGGGGCGCGCGTGCTTCTGCCGGTGTGATCGTGATCACTACGAAGAAAGGTAAAGCAGGTGACGGTGCCCCGCATTTCAGCTTCTCCGCTGGTGCCGGTATCTATGCAAAGCCCCGGCTGAACACCCTGCCGCTGATGAATGCTGCCCAGATGATCGATTACGAAAAAGAGCTCATTTCCCGCAACTATATTTATGATCCCACCCTGTACACCGGCGCCTCCCAAAGGGCTATCACGGAGGTGGATGACCTGATCTTCCAGCAGAAAAGAGGGGAGATCACGCAGGCGGATCTCGATACAAAACTGGCTGCCATCAGTAAATTGAATAACCGCTCCCAGGTAGAGCAGTACCTGCTGCAACCCGCATCCAACCAGCATTACGACCTGAATATAAACGGGGGCACGGATAAGCATACCTATTACCTTTCCGGCGCTTACGATAAGGAAAATACCAGCGCCAAAGGCAACAGCGGTGAACGTATTACCCTTACGGCCAACCAGCAATTTAAATTCTTTAAGAACGTAACCCTGGATGCAAACCTGCGTGGTAGCTGGTTCCGCTACAACCGGGGTGGTGCCGGTGTGAGCGTATACGCCGCTGGCATCCTGAAGCCGTATGAAATGCTGGCCGACGCACAGGGCAATGGTATAGGCTACGCCCGTGCTTATTACTCCGGCCGCCTGGACCAACTGGAAGCTGCCGGCTACCTGCCCTGGCGCTACAACTATTTGCAGGAGCAGGCCCTGTCTGATTACACCACCGCGGAGGCTAACTATACCGGTACTTTATCACTGAATGTGCCCATTTACAAAGGGCTTTCTTTCAACGTGCAGTACATGCTGGAAAAATCGAACTCTGATACAAAGAATTTTTCCGGCGACAGTACTTATTATACCCGCAACCTCATTAACAGCGCCACTTCCATTGATCCCAACACCGGCAAGCTGGTATACGGCATTCCCATGGGCGGGGTACTGAACCTGCTGAACTATAACAGGAACAATTATAGCGCGCGCGGGCAACTGAACTTTGATCAGAACTTCAAAGGAAAGCACCAGGTAAATGCCCTGGCAGGCATGGAAGTGCGCCAGACCATTGATGGGTCAAGCGCTAACACCCTGTATGGTTATAACACGGCTAGCCAGTTTTCCAAACCAGTGGATTACAGCAGCTATTATGTAACAGTGGATGGTTATTATTATACTGTACCTTATTCAGATGTTTATACCAACCAGCACCGCCGTTTCCTCTCTTACCTGGGTAATGTGGCCTACACGTACAATAGTAAATATACCTTATCCGGTAGCGCGCGTTACGATGACTACAACAATTTTGGAGTGGACCGTAAGTATCGCGCCAAGCCTTTCTGGTCTGCCGGTGTTTCCTGGGCAATAGCAAAGGAAAGCTTTATGCAGGATGTGAACTGGGTGAATAGCCTGACGCTCCGCGCCACCTATGGAGTGAATGGTAATATCAGCAGCTCCGTATTGCCTTACGACAAGGTCTCACTGATCCCGGACTACCAGCAGCCTTTTCTAACCTATGCCATCATCCAGAGCCCGTCTAACCCTGCATTGAAGTGGGAACAGACCAGTGTGACCAACATCGGTATTGACTTTTCACTGTTCGACAACCGCCTGGGTGGTTCTGCAGAAGTGTACTACCGCAAGGGTTCCGACCTGTTTGCCACTTTCCCGATAGATGACACCTATGGCTTCTCCACGCTGACACGCAATACCGCCAGCATGAACAGTCATGGGGTGGATCTGGGCCTGAACGGCAAGATCATCCACCAGCGCAACTTTGAGTGGATTGCCAACGTGACCTTTTCCTACAATACCAATAAGATCACAGATGCCCGCTTTAATGTAACCAGCTCACTGCTGAACTCCGGCGGCGTAGGCGGGCCCATTGCCGGCAAACCCTCGGATTACTTCATGGCATTCCGCTACAAAGGGCTGGACAAGAACGGTGCTCCCGTGATCTATGGTGGTGATAAAACAAACGGCGATACACTTACAAGTGTGAAGCAGGTGACCAACATCAATGACCTGAAAATGGCCGGCCGCACTACACCGCCCTACTTTGGCGGCCTGGGGCAAACCTTCCGCTACAAGCGCCTCTCCCTTTATGTGCTGGCCACTTATAAATTTGGCTACGTGATACAACGCCCCACACCGGGTAATTATCCCGGCCGCTATGGATTGAATAATTATGAAATGAACAACCTGATAGACAAGCGCTGGAGAAAGGCTGGTGACGAAGCGATCACCAATGTGCCGGGCCTGGCGGGTGGGTCCAACAGTGCGTACATCCGTTTTGCAAACGCAGACATCAATGTGCTGCCGGGCGATCATATCCGCCTGCGGGAAGCATCGCTGAGCTACGACCTGCCGGAGAAGGTACTGGGACGCACACCGGTAAAAGGAATTTCCATCACCGGCACTGCCCGCAACCTGTTTATTATCTGGAGAAAAAATAAAGATGGCCTGGACCCGGATTTCCTGCCCAGTGTGAACAGCATCAAGCTGCCACCTTCCGCAGCTTACAGCTTTTCCCTGAATGTTAATTTCTAA